The nucleotide window ACCACTCCTTATCACCCTGATTATTGCCCTTGAGTCTAAGCCTAACTTTTTGTACTCCTCAAGGTCTTGTACCTCTTCTACCCTTAGTATACCGTCCTTATCTATATCAATAACAACGCATTTACCGTCTTTTGCGATATCTTTTGCGACATCAAGGTTATGCGTAGTCACTATAACTTGAGAAGGTATATTAGAAAACCAAGCGATGACCTTACCTAGTATTGAAGGGTTTAAGTGGGACTCGATATCGTCCCATAAAATTATACTAGGCTTTAAGTACTCATACAATATCCTTGAAATTATATAGATTTTCACACCTTCCCCAACGTCATTAAGCCTTACCCTTTTACCGTCTTTTCTAATCAGGTAAAAAGTGTAAGTCCCACCGAAAGGTTCTAACGTCATTGTTAAATACTCTTCTACGTTAATCTCGTTAATTTCGTTGAAAATATCGGTAAATATTTCAGTGTAATTAGAAATTTCCTCCCAATTGTCCTTAATAAATTTGATATAACGGTGCAATAACCTCGGGCTTAAATATAAAGCCTTTACTTCCTCACCTTTCCCAGCATTAACGTATTTTAGTATGTCGTAGTATTCTATCTCGTCCCCCCTGAGTACAGGTGAGGTCGCAGTATTATAAAACCTATAAATGAATTTATTATTACCTTTTTTAACATCGTGGAGGTACGCCAACAACTCGAGACTAGTATTAAAGCCTGGTATTTTCTGCTCTGGGCCTGAAAGTAAATAAATTGCGTCTAAAATTGTAGTTTTTCCAGCATTATTCGCGCCAATTATAACATTAACTCTGTCAAGGTTAAGTTTACCGTATGCTATTCCCCTAAAGTCCTTGATCTCAACTTCACTAAACCCTGCCTTTTCTACTTTATCTACTGTAGTCGCCTCCCCTTCGTATACGCCTAGAAAATTAACTTCCACTCTTGCAGTATTACCCCCGCTATTGGCGACTAAGTAAACTGAACCTTTATGCCTTGAGAAGTTGAATGTCAAAGGGCCGTACTCATCTATCCATAAACCTATTTTATGCGTAGCAAATAGTTTTAAATTATGGCAACCGGTTAGATCTTTGTTTGTCTTAAGTATTTCACACTTACCGTCCTCGTTTATTACGACTAGGTCGGTTTTGGAATAATGTGGGTCAAAACCTACAGCGACACTACCTTTAGAATAATATTTACTACAACCACCTAACACCTTACCATGGCACTCCGGTACATTATCCGGCTCGTTTTCTGAGAAAAGCCCTAATAATAAGTTATCGGCCTCACCTTCATAACAATAACTTAATTCTAAGTATAGTGGGGCCTCCACTTCCTTCTTAGAATATAAGTAAGCTAACGAGTTCTTTTCGTTATTAAGCAAGGTTTTATCCTTTACTTCAGTTCTCTTTTCACACCCTTCATATTTAACCATCTTAAAGTCTTCTGGATATAAAAGCGTAAAGACCTTGTCTCTGGGGTACTCGTTCTCATTAGCCTTAAACAAGTAAACATAACGAGTCTTGGTATTAACATCGACGTAAAGCTTTCCTTTTTCTCCATAAGCATTTAAAACCCTTTTATTATCATCTAAGGCATAATAACCCTTAGCGTCAAAGTTAATGATGAGCAACCCTTGTTTAGCTCTAACTCTATATAGCATATTATAAAAATCCGTGAAAGGAGATATATGCTTTGTACAAGACTGTGATTTTCGGTTCAGTAATAAGTATGGAGGGATTCCTTTTCTAACTAGAGAATGATTACGCGTCGTCCTACACTAGCCTCAGCTTTTAGCTCGTGATGTGTGATTCCAAATTTTTTATAAGTATATTAATCACTACAACTCTAGAAATAATATAGTTTATTACTCCGTATATCAAGAATTATATTCTTTTTATTTGAGTGCGGTGATAGTGTCTTCATTTGCATATAAATTTATCAAATGGCCTTTCTTTATAAAGAGTATAAATATTGAATTAACATATTACTTTGTACTGAAAATTTATAGAAACATAAATAGATTAATGGCGACACTATCACCTCTCTCACTGATTTTATACATAACACTTTAATAATATTACTCTCTTCGCTAATTTTCACTAATGATGTAGGGACTTAAGAAGTGGTTTCCTGTTTTTTAATAATATTTTAGAGAAGATTAAAAGAGGTGAAGAGTTGAACAGTGTAGAGATGGAGATAGTTTCACGTTTATGTTTCCAACCTGCAACTAATTGAATACGTAGATAAAAGGGTTAGTGACGTCGAGGAGAATTTGAGGGACGAAATAAGGGGAACCAGAGAGGGTTTGGAAAAGGAGATAAGGGAGACAAAGGATTACTTGGAGAAGGAGATCGAAGTAACAGGGAGTAGTCTTGAAACAAAATAGGGGAGACGAGAGAATATTTAGGTAAAAAGATTGAAGCAACAAGGAGTAATTTGGGCTTTGCTCACTGAAGAGGTTTATATCAAGGACTTTGTTGGCTATCTAGACAAGTCAGGTGAGAGGGTTGTAAGTGTTTATAGACGTTATGAGAGTAGTGTTGGGGAGATAGGTGCTTTAGTGGAAACTCAGAATAGGGTTTATGTGGTTGAGGTTAAGATGAAGGCTGAGTTCAAGAACGTTGACGAATTAATATCTAAGGCTAAGGCTGTAAGTGAGGAATATAAAGATAAGAGTGTTAGTCCCGGTATTGACTGGTGCTAAGACCAATAAGACTGTTAGGGGTCACGCTAAAGGGCTTAACGTAACGGTAGTATAAACCTCTCTTCGTGACGTTGTCCGACTAGTTATATTCTATAATCGGTACTTAGTACTAGACTATTCCCTGTTCAATTGAATATAAAAATTGAGGAAACAAAGTAATCTAACTTGATCTTTACTTGGCTGTGACCACCCCATTATGTAAAACCACAGTACTTGGAGGCTGAGAGTTGGCTCCAGCACAAACATTAGTGCCATTATTAAGCTTAGACTTGACTTGGAAGCAAACTTAGTAAGTGTTACTGAGCGGGAAAAGTATTTAAGATGCCTTGAGTATTACATCGGGGCTTTACTGCACGTTAACGATATCGCGTTTTTCTCTAACCTACGACAAATAGAATTCTTAAATTAAAAGCCTTGTTAAACCCCACATGCTTATCTTATGGTTTAACTCTATATCATAAGTTAAACTTTAATAATTGTTAGACTAAACACTTCATATGGAAGTAAAAGTACACAAGAAAGGGATCATAGTTATACCCGCCGAGGTCAGGAGGAGACTTGACGTTAAGGAAGGCTCTGTCCTAGAGTTAGAGGTCGAAGGTGATAAAATCATTTTAAAACGTAAAACGAGCCTACTTGACGCATTCGGCATAGATGAAGACATGGGGGGTTCTGCTGTAAAGGAGTTGGAGGAACTGAGGAAGGAAGAAATTGAAAAAGAGAGTTCTGTTTGATACGGGTTTTTTCCACGTATATTTTTCCGGGCTTAACGATAAGGCTAAGAAAGTCGTAGAAGAGGTCTACACGGGTAAAAGTATAGGCTATACTTTGGACCTTAATTTGGCAGAGTTCTTTTATATTTATGGTAAACTCAAGGGAGTGGAAGAAACCAAGGTCAGGCTTTCATTAATTTTAAACTCACCAATAAAGGTCGTTAGTACTAGCAAGGAACTCGCCTTAAGGGCCGGTGAGATAAAAGTCGAGCACCGAGACCTTTCCATAGTGGACTGTTTTGTAATAGCCTTTGCTGAAAAAGAGGGTGCTGTAATATATACTACGGATTCTGGGATAGGGAGAGTATACAAAAATATAATTCTATTGAACTGAAGCCAAGGAGAAAAGGGCAGAAGGAGATCCCTGATCTCATCTCCACGTTAAATTTGATAATAAACGTAAGTGTCTATCATTGTATCTGGTCGTTTTTCCTTACATCCTTCGGTACAGTATTGAGCTGGTCCCCTTACGTTAGTGGTTACAGTGAAGGGATCGGAGTCGGCTTTAAATAGTTATTACTTCGCACACCCCTCGATCCTGCAATTCCGGGTACTTGGCTAAGACATATTGGGCTAACCCCAGTGCTTTAGCAACATGTTGTCCTCACCAATTACAGACGTTTTAGGGGTTTTGGGTAAAAATCCTCCGCTGTAGGAATTGTAATAATGGCGTTGGGAATAGTTTCAGCAGACGCACTGGACCTTTACACAACCTTGCACTAACGTCTCTCATCAGCTTGTGAAAAAGGACAGCGACAGTTATTGCAGCTTTTCTAGGCTTCATCGTCTTCTATCTAGTGCATGGGCTTCCTTGACTTATTAATAGACTTCAGTAGTTTAGGGGATTGGGTCTACTAGGTAAGCAAAGGGGACTTATATTGTGAGGAAGTAGGAGAGGTTTCACGAGGCTTGTTTAAACGGGCTTTGCCGCTATGAGTACTTTAAACAGTTTAGGAGGCGCTTGTTAATAAATCCAGTATACCTCTTACTTTTAACTCTCAGAGTGGGGGGATAAGGTTTATTACACTAGTAATGAACAAGGTCGAGGATAAGGCTCTGGACTTCAACTATAAAAATTTTGAAATAAAAGGTGAGATTTCAGAAAATCGTAGAAGACTAGGAAAAAACACTTTATTGAGTACTAACGGTAAGAAAATACTAACTTGTAGATATATGGACTAGGGCACTGCATCATTTTGCTATTGACTCTAGCAGTCCCGTGATCTTATAGCCGTCACCGGGAAGAAGTAATAAGGGACC belongs to Stygiolobus caldivivus and includes:
- a CDS encoding type II toxin-antitoxin system VapC family toxin yields the protein MKKRVLFDTGFFHVYFSGLNDKAKKVVEEVYTGKSIGYTLDLNLAEFFYIYGKLKGVEETKVRLSLILNSPIKVVSTSKELALRAGEIKVEHRDLSIVDCFVIAFAEKEGAVIYTTDSGIGRVYKNIILLN
- a CDS encoding AbrB/MazE/SpoVT family DNA-binding domain-containing protein; this translates as MEVKVHKKGIIVIPAEVRRRLDVKEGSVLELEVEGDKIILKRKTSLLDAFGIDEDMGGSAVKELEELRKEEIEKESSV
- a CDS encoding AAA family ATPase encodes the protein MLYRVRAKQGLLIINFDAKGYYALDDNKRVLNAYGEKGKLYVDVNTKTRYVYLFKANENEYPRDKVFTLLYPEDFKMVKYEGCEKRTEVKDKTLLNNEKNSLAYLYSKKEVEAPLYLELSYCYEGEADNLLLGLFSENEPDNVPECHGKVLGGCSKYYSKGSVAVGFDPHYSKTDLVVINEDGKCEILKTNKDLTGCHNLKLFATHKIGLWIDEYGPLTFNFSRHKGSVYLVANSGGNTARVEVNFLGVYEGEATTVDKVEKAGFSEVEIKDFRGIAYGKLNLDRVNVIIGANNAGKTTILDAIYLLSGPEQKIPGFNTSLELLAYLHDVKKGNNKFIYRFYNTATSPVLRGDEIEYYDILKYVNAGKGEEVKALYLSPRLLHRYIKFIKDNWEEISNYTEIFTDIFNEINEINVEEYLTMTLEPFGGTYTFYLIRKDGKRVRLNDVGEGVKIYIISRILYEYLKPSIILWDDIESHLNPSILGKVIAWFSNIPSQVIVTTHNLDVAKDIAKDGKCVVIDIDKDGILRVEEVQDLEEYKKLGLDSRAIIRVIRSGKSKTVNP